The following proteins come from a genomic window of Oleidesulfovibrio alaskensis DSM 16109:
- the mtnA gene encoding S-methyl-5-thioribose-1-phosphate isomerase, protein METHIRYSRQDRTLILLDQRVLPTVEEDFYCNDVADTIYALQTMVVRGAPAIGVTAAYGCCLAAYEAGHPAPHAQWQKELDTLLEKLAQARPTAVNLRWAVERMRSVWKSMGDPDLNTLIARWLDEAEAIHEEDKSINRAIGRHGATLIQDNDCIMTHCNAGALATAGYGTALGVVRGAVDAGRTGITVIANETRPFLQGARLTAYELHKDGIPVTVACDNACGLLMQRGMVQKVVVGADRIAANGDAANKIGTYSVALLAREHGIPFYVAAPLSTIDRATPSGKQIPIEERPAEEVTHVGETRITPEGVPVYNYAFDVTPAHLIAGIVTEQGVLRPPYTASIARAFAAADKDRS, encoded by the coding sequence ATGGAGACCCATATCCGATACTCGCGGCAGGACAGAACGCTCATCCTGCTGGACCAGCGCGTGCTGCCCACCGTGGAAGAAGATTTTTACTGCAACGACGTGGCTGACACCATTTACGCTCTGCAGACCATGGTGGTGCGCGGCGCACCGGCCATAGGCGTCACCGCGGCCTACGGCTGCTGCCTTGCCGCGTATGAGGCAGGTCATCCCGCCCCGCACGCGCAATGGCAGAAAGAACTGGATACCCTGCTTGAAAAACTGGCACAGGCACGCCCCACGGCGGTCAACCTGCGCTGGGCCGTGGAACGCATGCGCTCTGTCTGGAAAAGCATGGGCGACCCCGACCTGAACACCCTTATCGCACGGTGGCTGGACGAGGCAGAAGCCATCCACGAAGAGGACAAAAGCATCAACCGAGCCATAGGCAGACACGGAGCCACGCTGATACAGGATAATGACTGTATAATGACCCACTGCAACGCCGGTGCGCTGGCCACAGCAGGTTACGGCACGGCGCTGGGTGTGGTACGCGGGGCAGTGGATGCCGGCAGGACCGGTATAACCGTTATCGCCAACGAAACACGGCCGTTTCTGCAGGGTGCACGTCTGACGGCATACGAACTGCACAAGGACGGTATTCCCGTAACCGTGGCGTGCGACAACGCATGCGGCCTGCTGATGCAGCGCGGCATGGTGCAGAAAGTGGTTGTGGGAGCCGACCGCATTGCGGCCAACGGCGATGCCGCCAACAAGATAGGCACCTATTCCGTGGCCCTGCTGGCCCGCGAACACGGCATCCCTTTCTATGTGGCCGCCCCTCTTTCCACCATCGACCGTGCCACGCCCTCCGGAAAGCAGATACCCATCGAAGAACGCCCGGCGGAAGAGGTGACACATGTGGGGGAAACCCGCATAACGCCCGAAGGCGTACCCGTATACAACTACGCCTTTGATGTCACACCCGCGCACCTTATCGCAGGCATCGTGACTGAGCAGGGCGTGCTGCGCCCCCCGTATACGGCCAGCATTGCCCGGGCCTTTGCCGCCGCAGACAAAGACAGATCATAA